The following are encoded together in the Citrus sinensis cultivar Valencia sweet orange chromosome 1, DVS_A1.0, whole genome shotgun sequence genome:
- the LOC102617957 gene encoding auxin-responsive protein IAA29 has protein sequence MIHMMMELQLGLALPSIATTHHVRGFEFDLNNSYVYEPKDSDPSSWNINSYFGSSASVPGKCSTTNSSNGNKKRSCDDAFDYEQVRAVPPRTLPLFNWNSRYPDDEDDPRDLDNNSSFGSNKTVDDEDGVHVVGWPPIKNWRKKLCHQQHHIPGGRVKNNQAVVANNGSACGGRQSNSMYVKVKMEGVAIARKIDLTLYDSFETLTNTLIGMFGLWLEDSYDYQLTYQDREGDWLIAKDVPWRTFIQTVQRLNLSRSGG, from the exons ATGATTCACATGATGATGGAGCTTCAATTGGGTCTCGCTCTTCCAAGCATTGCTACTACTCATCATGTCAGAGGCTTCGAATTCGACCTCAATAACAGCTACGTGTACGAGCCCAAGGACTCGGACCCATCTTCATGGAACATCAACAGTTACTTTGGCTCCTCAGCTTCTGTGCCTGGCAAATGCAGTACTACTAATAGTAGTAACGGCAACAAGAAACGCAGCTGCGATGATGCCTTCGACTATGAGCAAGTCAGAGCGGTGCCTCCTCGAACCCTGCCTCTTTTCAACTGGAACAGCAGGTATcctgatgatgaagatgatccCAGAGACCTCGACAACAACTCTTCCTTCGGCAGTAACAA GACggttgatgatgaagatggtgTACATGTGGTTGGGTGGCCGCCTATTAAGAACTGGAGGAAGAAGCTTTGTCACCAACAACATCATATTCCTGGCGGCCGAGTCAAGAACAATCAGGCGGTGGTGGCAAACAATGGCTCTGCTTGTGGCGGGAGGCAGTCGAATTCCATGTACGTGAAGGTGAAAATGGAGGGCGTAGCCATTGCCAGGAAAATTGACTTGACCCTTTACGATTCTTTTGAGACGCTCACAAACACCTTGATCGGCATGTTTGGCCTAT GGCTCGAAGATTCCTACGATTATCAACTCACATATCAAGATAGAGAAGGAGATTGGCTTATTGCTAAAGATGTCCCCTGGAG AACTTTCATTCAAACAGTGCAACGCCTCAATTTGTCCAGGAGCGGCGGTTGA
- the LOC112499317 gene encoding zinc finger BED domain-containing protein RICESLEEPER 1-like produces MAYQMREKFDKYWESSGKINKMLIVASILDPRAKMDFAKHIFEIIFANDGWKVEEMTKAVKDLLNELYDAYSAMCSSSTPLMCSESAPSGSYGGTSYSPYFTNEVGLSEGPSGDGDDIFRVSRPFFGYAQKVFVQNEGKRVVSEVERYLSDPVEDPSNLKLNVLLWWKVNGSKYPILEKIARDVLAVPVSTVASESAFSTGRRVIDEYRSSLTPCMVEALICTENWLQAKLFANPVYNLQEDIKEQIFHMELQEEFVRSQASTVETVSADMGVMDI; encoded by the exons ATGGCTTATCAAATGAGggaaaaatttgataaatattgggAGTCTTCAgggaagataaataaaatgttgattGTTGCCTCTATTCTTGATCCACGAGCTAAAATGGACTTTGCCAAACATATTTTTGAGATCATTTTTGCCAATGATGGTTGGAAAGTTGAAGAAATGACCAAAGCAGTGAAAGATTTGTTGAATGAGCTTTATGATGCATATAGTGCAATGTGCTCTAGTTCCACACCATTGATGTGTAGTGAGAGTGCTCCTAGTGGCAGTTATGGTGGTACAAGTTATTCTCCTTATTTTACAAATGAGGTTGGTTTGTCAGAGGGTCCTAGTGGTGATGGTGATGACATTTTCCGAGTTTCTCGCCCTTTCTTTGGGTATGCTCAGAAAGTGTTTGTTCAGAATGAGGGCAAGAGAGTAGTATCTGAGGTGGAACGATATTTGAGTGACCCAGTTGAAGATCCAAGCAATCTTAAGCTCAATGTTTTGCTTTGGTGGAAGGTTAATGGATCGAAGTATCCAATATTAGAGAAAATTGCAAGGGATGTCCTCGCTGTTCCTGTTTCCACAGTGGCATCTGAATCTGCCTTTAGCACAGGGCGTCGCGTCATTGACGAATATCGGAGTTCTTTGACCCCTTGTATGGTTGAGGCATTGATATGTACCGAAAATTGGTTACAAGCTAAACTTTTTGCTAATCCTGTCTATAACCTTCAGGAAGATATTAAAGAGCAGATATTCCATATGGAGCTACAAGAAg agTTTGTAAGATCACAAGCTTCAACGGTGGAAACAGTGAGCGCTGATATGGGTGTTATGGATATTTGA